TTTCCGATGGGGCGTACGGCAGCGCAGCCATTGTAGACCCGTGCCGTGCCCAAAGCTTGCGGGCGGTGTATGATGCTCGCCGTCCAGCACGACTCCACTTCGCAAGGAGCTCCCGATGCCATTCGCCGAAACGAGACCCGAACCGCACTACGAAGGCGCGCTGCGACGCGGACGGGTCGCCATCTTGGGCCGGAGCGGGCTCCGACTCACCGACATGAACAGCTTCCATCTCGACGAGGGGCCCCACTTCTCGTGGCTGAACATCTACCGAGCGCTCGCCGACGGGAGACAGTTGGACATCCCCCGCGAACGCGCCGTGTCGTCCGTGACGCTTGAGGAGGGTGACGTCGTCGTGCGCTGGGAGCCGTGCGAGAGCGTGAACGCGGCGCTCTCGGCGCGCTATCGCCTTCTGACGGATGAGAACGCCGTCGACGTGACGTTTTCCGCTGATGCGCAGGCGGCGTACTCCCGCTTCGAGCTGTTCATCGCGAGCTACTTCACGCCCTATTACACGCCGCGGTACGCCGTCTCGGACAATCGGATCCACCCAGAAGGCGTCTTCTGGTACCAAAAGACGTGGTTCGGGGAGGAGAACACGGACGCATGGGCGCGCGACGCCGAGGCGCTCAACGTCTTCCGCGACGGCCGTTGGCTGACGGGGTACCCGGTCAACTGGCGGATGGGCCCCGCCTACGCGCTCCCGTTGATGACGCAGGAGCACAAATACGGCCACGCAATCGTCCTCATGGCGCGTCGGGAGGACGCCATAGGGATTTCGGGGCTCCACTCGTACCACAACTCGCAGTACTTCCACCTGTTCGGGCGCGACGTTGAGCCGGGCGAGCGGCTGTCAGCGACGGTTCGGATGGTCGTCCTGACGGAGTGGGATCAACTGAACCGCGCTGCCGAGACGCTCTACGCGGACTGGGCGCAGGAAGGAAACTGAGGACATGGGTTCACCGGTGAAGATCGCGGTGGTCGGCTGCGGATGGGCGGGCAGGCAGGCGGTTCTCGCTGGTGTGGCGGTTCTGTCGGTCGAGGTCGTGGCGATCGCTGAGATGGATGCGTCTCGTCGGGAGAGTGTCGCGGGGGAGTTCGGGATTCCTCGCGCGTACGCGGATTTGTCAGGTGTTCTCGGCGATCCCGAGGTCGAGGCGGTCTACCTGGCGACTTCGCCGGACGGCAGGCTGCCGCTAGTTCTGGACACGCTCGCAGCGGGCAAGCACGTCCTCGTCCAGAAACCCCACGCGATCCGCGCGCCCGAAGTGCTGGAGATGGACACCGCGTCGCAGCGAGCGGGCAAAGTGCTCCAGTTCTGCTACTTCCTGCGCCACTTTCCGCACAACCGGCGGATACGCAGCGCCGTCGCGCGCGGAGCCATCGGCGAGCCCTATCACGCGCGCGTGTTCCTGAAGTTCAACGCGATCCCACCGATGAACGACGTGAACCGATGGCTCCACGTCTACGGTCACAAGGGCGGCGCGCTGGGTCAGCACGCCTCGCATGAGCTCGACATGGTGTGGTGGTGGATGGGCTGCCCGGAGCCGGAGTGGGCGTTCGCGGCGAAACACTCGCTCTATCCCGTCTACGACGGTCCCGAGGGTCCCAGCGAGGACTATTTCAGCGGTATCGCCGGATTCGCGGGCGGCAAGACGGTCCAGATCGACTGCTCGCGGATGCTCCACACGGATTCGCCGACAGCCGTCGAGCTCTACGGAACGACGGGCGCGATTCGGGGCGGAGCTCTCCATCGGTTCCGCGACGGCGAGTTCGTGTCGGAGGCAGTGGACGACGCCCCCGACGTGCCCCACACGGAGCCGCCGGAGTCCCGACCCGCGTTCTACTACGAAGTGGAGCACTTCGCGATGGCGGTGCGGGGCGAGGTCGCGCCGGACGTCTGCGCGGCGGACTCCTACCGGTTCATGAAGCTGCTCGACGCGCTCTACGACAGCGCGCGCGAAGGACGACAGATCGTCGTCGCGGCGGGCTGGCGTTTACAGTCAGGATGAGGAGCGCAACCGCTGGCACGTGGCGGATCGAAGCGCTTCTCCGGGCGCGCGCTCGCGGTCCACGCATGCCGCGTTCTACAGTCGCTCTATCTGGCAGAAGAGCTGGTCCTCACCGGACCAGCGCTACAACCGCCATGCGAACGGAAGGAGGTACCGATGGAAGGCAACAACGCGAGTCCGACTAAGGGCCCACGACGCCGCATCGCCCTCGGCGTGAGTTGCGCGCTCGT
This region of Candidatus Poribacteria bacterium genomic DNA includes:
- a CDS encoding Gfo/Idh/MocA family oxidoreductase produces the protein MGSPVKIAVVGCGWAGRQAVLAGVAVLSVEVVAIAEMDASRRESVAGEFGIPRAYADLSGVLGDPEVEAVYLATSPDGRLPLVLDTLAAGKHVLVQKPHAIRAPEVLEMDTASQRAGKVLQFCYFLRHFPHNRRIRSAVARGAIGEPYHARVFLKFNAIPPMNDVNRWLHVYGHKGGALGQHASHELDMVWWWMGCPEPEWAFAAKHSLYPVYDGPEGPSEDYFSGIAGFAGGKTVQIDCSRMLHTDSPTAVELYGTTGAIRGGALHRFRDGEFVSEAVDDAPDVPHTEPPESRPAFYYEVEHFAMAVRGEVAPDVCAADSYRFMKLLDALYDSAREGRQIVVAAGWRLQSG